One Flavobacteriales bacterium genomic region harbors:
- a CDS encoding class II glutamine amidotransferase: MSDNIKHECGIALLRLLQPLEYYVDKYGTAFYGLNKMYLLMEKQHNRGQDGAGIANIKFDMQPGQRYISRKRSINTNAIQEIFSEIYGKINSGTENNPALLKDVAYLKENFGFTGELFLGHLRYGTYGKNSIESCHPFLRQNNWMTRNLVVAGNFNLTNVDELFAQLTEIGQHPKEMSDTVTVMEKIGHFLDVENERLFKIYKALGYSNRQISGLIASNMDIQQILINSAEKWDGGYAMAGLTGHGDAFVLRDSHGIRPAYYYQDDEICVVASERPVIQTAFNVPFEAVKEITPGHALIIRKNGQVGEFSITETKERKACSFERIYFSRGSDAEIYRERIQLGKSLVPQILKSIDNDLENTVFSYIPNTAETAFYGMIKGVEDHLNIIKKEKILSLGSNPDPDKLEQILSIRPRVEKLAVKDAKLRTFITNDDARDDMVAHVYDVTHGTVNKGVDNLVVIDDSIVRGTTLKKSIIKMLDRLQPKKIIIVSSAPQIRFPDCYGIDMAIMGDFIAFQAAVELLRERNMSGLLDEVYMMAKEQLRLPREQSHNVAVKVYEAFQPEEISAKVAQLVTPPGCKAQVEVIFQTIENLHASCPKNSGDWYFSGDYPTPGGHRVANRAFVNFMEGKKVRAY, from the coding sequence ACAAGACGGGGCGGGGATCGCGAATATTAAATTCGACATGCAGCCTGGGCAGCGTTATATTTCCAGAAAACGTTCCATTAACACCAATGCCATTCAGGAAATATTTTCGGAGATCTATGGTAAAATCAACTCAGGCACCGAAAACAACCCTGCATTACTTAAGGATGTAGCTTACCTAAAAGAAAATTTCGGATTCACCGGGGAATTGTTTCTCGGACACCTGCGCTATGGAACCTACGGGAAAAACTCAATAGAAAGTTGTCACCCCTTTTTACGTCAGAATAACTGGATGACCCGCAACCTCGTGGTGGCAGGGAACTTCAACCTCACCAATGTGGATGAACTATTCGCCCAGTTAACTGAAATCGGACAACATCCGAAAGAGATGTCGGACACCGTTACGGTGATGGAAAAAATCGGTCATTTCCTCGATGTAGAAAATGAACGACTGTTTAAAATTTACAAAGCACTTGGCTACTCTAACCGACAAATTTCCGGTTTGATTGCATCCAATATGGACATCCAGCAGATTCTAATCAATTCTGCAGAAAAATGGGATGGAGGTTATGCTATGGCAGGATTAACCGGACATGGAGATGCATTTGTATTGCGCGACTCACACGGAATTCGTCCAGCTTACTATTACCAGGACGATGAAATTTGTGTTGTTGCATCGGAACGTCCCGTTATTCAAACTGCATTTAATGTCCCCTTCGAGGCCGTAAAAGAAATTACACCCGGACACGCCTTAATCATTCGGAAAAATGGTCAGGTTGGTGAATTTTCCATCACCGAAACCAAAGAACGAAAAGCATGTTCCTTTGAGCGGATTTATTTTTCACGCGGTAGCGATGCAGAAATTTACCGCGAGCGGATTCAATTAGGAAAAAGTCTCGTTCCGCAAATTCTCAAAAGCATCGACAACGATCTGGAGAACACTGTTTTTTCCTATATACCCAACACTGCAGAAACGGCCTTTTACGGAATGATCAAAGGGGTAGAAGATCATCTCAATATCATTAAAAAAGAAAAAATTCTTTCACTGGGATCGAATCCCGATCCCGATAAACTGGAACAAATATTATCCATTCGTCCCCGCGTAGAAAAACTTGCTGTTAAAGATGCCAAACTTCGCACCTTTATCACCAATGATGACGCAAGGGATGATATGGTGGCACATGTTTACGATGTAACACACGGCACGGTAAATAAAGGCGTGGATAATCTGGTGGTGATCGATGATTCCATCGTACGCGGAACCACGTTGAAAAAAAGCATTATTAAAATGCTGGATCGCCTGCAACCGAAAAAAATTATCATTGTCTCCTCCGCACCGCAAATTCGTTTTCCGGATTGTTACGGCATTGATATGGCTATTATGGGCGACTTCATCGCTTTTCAGGCTGCGGTGGAATTACTGCGCGAACGAAACATGAGTGGCTTACTCGATGAAGTGTATATGATGGCGAAGGAACAACTTCGTTTACCACGTGAACAATCGCACAATGTGGCGGTAAAAGTGTACGAAGCATTTCAACCGGAAGAAATATCTGCAAAGGTTGCACAACTCGTTACCCCTCCCGGATGTAAAGCACAAGTGGAAGTGATTTTTCAAACCATAGAAAACCTTCATGCCTCTTGTCCGAAAAACAGTGGCGACTGGTACTTCTCCGGCGATTATCCAACACCGGGCGGACACCGCGTTGCTAATCGTGCATTCGTGAATTTTATGGAAGGCAAAAAAGTAAGAGCCTACTGA